From the Clostridiales bacterium FE2011 genome, one window contains:
- the secF gene encoding protein translocase subunit SecF, translating into MTIKNRSKICLIISAVIILVALGLHLSGNGINLGIDFAGGLSMQYDMKTAVTSADVTNVLENMGVTNSTVTVQGRDNNEVNIRIKDITKDDIQKVQADFEAGIKETYPEAVSIGDVNYVGPVAGDTLVRNAIISVLLAAGLMLVYIAIRFDLNSGLAAVFGLLHDVLIMLSFMVIFRSVIQMNSSFIAAALTIVGYSINNTIVIFDRIRENAKKMPTAPREEVTNISIRESLGRTICTTVTTLITIVALCILGVASIREFALPIIVGILSGVYSANMINGYVWAFLEEKRRSRKAKA; encoded by the coding sequence ATCTGCCTTATCATCTCCGCCGTGATCATCCTCGTCGCCCTGGGCCTGCACCTCTCCGGTAATGGAATTAACCTGGGTATCGATTTCGCAGGCGGCCTCTCCATGCAGTATGATATGAAGACCGCCGTCACTTCCGCTGACGTGACCAACGTCCTGGAAAACATGGGTGTTACAAACAGCACCGTCACCGTTCAGGGCCGCGACAACAATGAAGTGAACATCCGCATCAAGGACATTACCAAGGACGACATCCAGAAGGTCCAGGCTGATTTCGAAGCCGGCATCAAGGAAACCTATCCGGAAGCCGTTTCCATCGGTGATGTGAACTACGTTGGTCCCGTAGCCGGTGACACCCTGGTCCGGAACGCGATCATCTCCGTGCTTCTCGCCGCCGGCCTGATGCTGGTCTACATCGCCATCCGGTTCGACCTGAACTCCGGCCTCGCTGCTGTGTTCGGTCTGCTGCATGACGTGCTGATCATGCTCTCCTTCATGGTGATCTTCCGCTCCGTGATCCAGATGAACTCTTCGTTCATCGCCGCGGCGCTGACCATTGTTGGTTACTCCATCAACAACACCATTGTTATCTTCGACCGTATTCGTGAGAATGCCAAGAAGATGCCCACCGCTCCCCGTGAAGAAGTTACCAACATCTCCATTCGTGAGAGCCTGGGCCGCACCATCTGCACCACAGTAACCACCCTGATCACCATCGTGGCTCTGTGCATCCTGGGTGTTGCTTCCATCCGTGAGTTCGCTCTGCCGATCATCGTCGGTATCCTCTCCGGTGTCTACAGCGCCAACATGATCAACGGTTATGTCTGGGCTTTCCTGGAAGAAAAACGCCGCAGCCGCAAGGCCAAAGCCTGA
- the recJ gene encoding single-stranded-DNA-specific exonuclease RecJ translates to MTHTRFIQRCVSDCPPFNGLPDWMSRLLFARGIHTEEESRRYLNPSLDDLHDPFLLPGMTETVALLRKAIDEGKTILVYGDYDADGVCAASILMETLHEEGASLAYRIPSRHTEGYGLNADAVREIAEKAQVLITVDCGVSNVEEVALAKSLGLTVIVTDHHQPPEILPQADVVMDPLLGEYPCPYLCGAGVALKICQALQGMPGVEKRLDLAALATVADIVPLQEENRVIVREGLHRIMNTSRPGLKALLEKAGLQAAVTADDLAFRLGPRLNAAGRLGDAKLGVHLLLTPDPAKASHIAGLLEEANRTRQNLEREMTASALTQLDAAELAKSHVVIVSGEDWNPGLIGLTAGRLCERFHLPAIALSIHEGTAVGSCRSIPGVNIYRMLSACADLLERFGGHEQAAGLTVKTENIPLLQKRLEEEISSAAPEECFLPAMEYDMIVPFRTWTPETLAMLDRMEPFGCGNPAPLFLLQGAEVQSLRRVGKDDSHLKLTVLDEDLSVVDGIAFSKGDVADESPAVLDLLYRPIRNDFRGRVSIEAQVACINAE, encoded by the coding sequence ATGACCCATACACGTTTCATTCAGCGATGTGTTTCGGATTGCCCTCCTTTCAATGGTCTTCCGGACTGGATGTCCAGGCTTCTCTTTGCCCGCGGCATCCATACAGAAGAAGAATCCCGCCGTTACCTGAATCCCTCATTGGATGATCTCCATGACCCTTTCCTGCTCCCTGGCATGACGGAAACCGTTGCCCTGCTCAGGAAGGCCATTGATGAAGGAAAAACCATCCTCGTTTACGGCGACTATGACGCAGACGGCGTCTGCGCTGCCTCCATCCTGATGGAAACCCTGCACGAGGAAGGCGCGTCCCTGGCATACCGCATTCCTTCCCGTCACACCGAAGGCTACGGCTTGAATGCCGATGCTGTCCGTGAAATAGCGGAAAAAGCTCAGGTTCTGATTACAGTGGACTGCGGTGTCTCCAATGTGGAAGAAGTTGCCCTGGCGAAGTCCCTTGGTCTGACCGTCATCGTGACAGACCATCACCAGCCTCCGGAAATTCTCCCCCAGGCTGACGTGGTGATGGATCCGCTTCTGGGAGAATACCCCTGCCCCTATCTGTGCGGTGCGGGCGTGGCGCTCAAAATCTGCCAGGCCCTTCAGGGGATGCCGGGTGTGGAAAAGCGGCTGGATCTTGCTGCCCTCGCCACCGTTGCGGATATCGTCCCCCTGCAGGAAGAAAACCGGGTCATCGTCCGGGAAGGACTTCATCGTATCATGAATACCTCCCGGCCCGGCCTGAAAGCGCTGCTGGAAAAAGCCGGACTACAGGCTGCGGTTACCGCCGATGATCTTGCGTTCCGCCTCGGTCCCCGGCTTAACGCTGCCGGCCGCCTGGGAGACGCAAAACTCGGCGTCCATCTGCTCCTGACCCCGGATCCCGCTAAAGCCTCCCATATCGCAGGTCTGCTGGAGGAAGCCAACCGCACCCGGCAGAACCTGGAGCGGGAGATGACAGCCTCCGCCCTGACCCAGCTGGATGCGGCTGAGCTGGCAAAATCCCATGTGGTCATTGTTTCCGGAGAGGACTGGAATCCCGGCCTGATCGGCCTCACCGCCGGGCGGCTGTGTGAACGCTTTCACCTGCCTGCCATCGCTCTCAGCATTCATGAGGGCACTGCCGTCGGTTCCTGTCGTTCCATTCCCGGTGTCAATATTTATCGTATGCTCTCCGCCTGCGCCGACCTGCTGGAGCGCTTCGGCGGACATGAACAGGCGGCCGGCCTGACCGTAAAGACAGAGAATATTCCCCTGCTTCAGAAACGGCTGGAAGAAGAAATCTCTTCCGCCGCACCGGAGGAATGCTTCCTGCCCGCCATGGAATATGACATGATTGTCCCATTCCGTACCTGGACTCCCGAAACCCTTGCAATGCTGGATCGCATGGAGCCTTTCGGCTGCGGCAACCCCGCACCGCTCTTCCTGCTGCAGGGTGCTGAAGTTCAGTCCCTCCGCCGGGTAGGCAAAGACGACTCCCATCTGAAGCTGACTGTCCTGGATGAGGACCTGTCCGTTGTGGACGGCATTGCCTTCTCAAAGGGCGACGTCGCTGACGAAAGCCCTGCCGTCCTGGACCTGCTCTATCGTCCCATCCGGAACGACTTCCGCGGCCGCGTCAGCATTGAAGCCCAGGTGGCATGTATTAATGCAGAATGA